The Nostoc cf. commune SO-36 genomic sequence GGAAATTATGGGTTTTATCGCCCCAGTTTTGATATATCTGGCCCTCTTACAGATGACGGTTCGGTCTTATATCGGCTGAATGTGGCTTATCAAAACTCTGAGAGTTTTCGAGATTTTAACTTTACCGAACGTGTCTTTATTGCACCTGTAATTACTTGGAATATCAGCGATCGCACTTCATTAACATTCGACCTTGAATATCTAAACAATGATTACCTCTTCGATCGTGGACTTCCTTCCATTGGAGACAGACCCGCCCCCATCCCCATTAGTCGGTTTATCGGTCTGCCGGAAAGTGTTTATAACGATAGCAGTCTTCGGCTTGGTTATCGACTTGAGCATGAATTTAGCAAAGACTGGCAGCTTCGTAATGCATTTTCTTTTGTTTCTGGTGAATCATCTTCTGATGCTTATGCCACTGGTGGCAGACCACTAGTTGATAACCAGTTTTCCCCAATATCTGTAGGTCGTGAAGAATTCACACGAAAAATCTATACCTTTCAAACAGAACTAGTCGGAAAGTTCAAGACGGGATCGATTGTCCATCAACCTTTAATTGGGGTGGAGTTAAGACGAAACACCTGGGAATACACCTCATTCGATGCGGCAGAACCCATACTGCTGGACATTTTTAATCCCAATTATGATGTTGATTTACCTCCCATACCTGATGAAGCTTACTTTTACACGACTCGTAGAGACACTTTGGGGATTTACCTCCAAGATCAAATTACTTTTGCAGATAATCTCAAGGTATTAGTTGGTGGTCGCTTTGATACCTTCCAACGAAAAGATACAGAACTCGGAGAAACAACGGGTGAAGAGTCCCTCAGTGCTTTTAATCCCCGTGTTGGGATCGTTTATCAACCAATTCAACCAATTTCCCTCTATGCCAGCTACACTCAATCGTTTCAACCCGATCGATTTTTCGATCGTTCGGCAACAAACGAACCCTTTAAGCCAACAGAAGGAACGCAGTATGAAGTGGGGATCAAAGCAGATATCAGTGAACGACTTTCGGCAACTCTAGCAGCCTTCAAGATTACCAAAGCCAACGTTATTACAAGCGACCCCAACGATCCCGATGAGTCCATACAGGTGGGAGAACAGAGAAGCAGAGGGATTGAATTAGATATTGGTGGCGAAATTCTGCCAGGTTGGAATCTCATTGCGTCTTACACTTATACCGACGCGATTACCTCGAAAGACAACGACATTACCGTGGGTAATAGGCTAACTAATGTACCCGAACACGCTGCGAGTTTGTGGACAAGCTATGAACTGCAAAGCGGTGATTTAAAAGGTTTGGGCTTTGGTTTGGGGCTTTACTATGCCGGAGATAGATACGCTGATTTGAACAATACAAGCGTTTTGCCTAGCTATTTCAGAACAGATTCAGCCATTTATTACAAACAAGAGAACTGGAGATTAGCACTGAATTTCCGAAATCTTTTCAATGAAACTTATTATGAGACATCTCAAAGCAGAAATATAATCTATCCCGGCGCACCATTCACTGTTATCGGCTCGTTTTCAATTCAGTTATAACCTTGATTTTTATTGAGTCTACTCATGTTCTGGGAAACTTGCTGCAACGCGATGCCTTCTCTACGAGACGCTCCACGAACGGGGGGCGTAGCCATCGCTTTCTTATATAAATATATTGGCTGGGTTATGGTGACAGCCATCTTAATTACAGCTTGTCATGGTGGTAATCCCCAAAACCTCCGTTTAGAAAGTGAGCGATCGCTTTCTGCTGATTGTCGAGTCGTGGAACATGCAGCAGGAAAAACCAAGATTTGTGGTAAACCTCAAAAAATCGCAGTTCTCGAACCTAAGATGCTGAGTCTGATCTTAGCTCTCGATGTGCAACCTGCTGCTTACGCCGATGCTTATTTAGTGCGATCGCCTAAATTTGACAAACCTAGCCAACAAATTCCCTACTTGGGTAAGTATGTCACCAGTCAACCGATTAATTTAGGCGATCGCTCTAGTCCGTCTCTGGAAAGTTTGACTCTACTCAAACCAGATTTGATTCTGGGCTTAAATTCTCAGGACAATCAGTTATTAAGAGCGATCGCGCCTACTGTGTTGATAGATAATGAGCAAAATTGGCAGGACAACATTAAAATTGTCGCCAAAGCACTGGATAGTCAGAAAAACATTCCATCAATCATCACCTCACAACAGCAACAACTAGCTAAAGTCCGCACTCAATTAGCCCCTCTCGTCAATACCCATCCGCGAGTGTTAAATATTACTTGCAGTCAATCAATGAACTATATAGAGGTGAAATACAACGGATATACAATTGAACTTCTGGAAAAAATTGGATTTCAAACTGTATTACTGCCAGGTACAGAACGAAAACTAGGGTTAAGATCACAGATTAATTTAGAAACCCTTGCTCAACTCGACGCAGATATTTTCATTGTTAATACCTGGCTAGATACCTGGAATGGTGAATCTACTTACAAAGTACCCCTCCAAGAACTCCAGCAAAAATGGGCTAAAAATCCTCTATTGCACAATTCAAGAGCATGGAAAGAAGGACGAGTTTACTTTGTAGACTACACCCTCTGGGGTGACGTAATTGGCGCACCTATTGCTAATTCTCTGATATTAGAACAACTACCCTCACTTTTACTTTCACACACCTAAATCCATGACTAAACATACTCTATTCGTTTGCAAATCCTGTCGCCGTTCATCAGAAGAGTTATCAGAAAATCAGCCTTGCGACGGCAGTA encodes the following:
- a CDS encoding TonB-dependent receptor, producing MKPYKLFPSLLLKSTMPLAVSFATIAVLLSIPATAEELAKDEISKKISQLSDIEIPNTNAGTLVQTPTQDSNVITITGVRANSTEKGLEVILETKQGEQLQITNRSTGNNFIGDITGGQLQLPNGDGFTYRSEKPTEGITEITVANIDANTVRVTIVGEKVLPVVELFDDDAGLVLAVASTTTTTAAQPPETPPTEEQPATQTPPEEPAAQQDEPIELVVTGEQDGYRVPTATTATKTDTPLRDIPGSIQVIPRRILEDQKTTRIQEALENVSGVRKQGNYGGSDAGGYNIRGFAQDGNFRNGFSDSDFYSSVDTANIERIEVLKGPASVLFGQAEPGGIVNVVTKQPLSTPYYSAELNVGNYGFYRPSFDISGPLTDDGSVLYRLNVAYQNSESFRDFNFTERVFIAPVITWNISDRTSLTFDLEYLNNDYLFDRGLPSIGDRPAPIPISRFIGLPESVYNDSSLRLGYRLEHEFSKDWQLRNAFSFVSGESSSDAYATGGRPLVDNQFSPISVGREEFTRKIYTFQTELVGKFKTGSIVHQPLIGVELRRNTWEYTSFDAAEPILLDIFNPNYDVDLPPIPDEAYFYTTRRDTLGIYLQDQITFADNLKVLVGGRFDTFQRKDTELGETTGEESLSAFNPRVGIVYQPIQPISLYASYTQSFQPDRFFDRSATNEPFKPTEGTQYEVGIKADISERLSATLAAFKITKANVITSDPNDPDESIQVGEQRSRGIELDIGGEILPGWNLIASYTYTDAITSKDNDITVGNRLTNVPEHAASLWTSYELQSGDLKGLGFGLGLYYAGDRYADLNNTSVLPSYFRTDSAIYYKQENWRLALNFRNLFNETYYETSQSRNIIYPGAPFTVIGSFSIQL
- a CDS encoding iron-siderophore ABC transporter substrate-binding protein, translated to MFWETCCNAMPSLRDAPRTGGVAIAFLYKYIGWVMVTAILITACHGGNPQNLRLESERSLSADCRVVEHAAGKTKICGKPQKIAVLEPKMLSLILALDVQPAAYADAYLVRSPKFDKPSQQIPYLGKYVTSQPINLGDRSSPSLESLTLLKPDLILGLNSQDNQLLRAIAPTVLIDNEQNWQDNIKIVAKALDSQKNIPSIITSQQQQLAKVRTQLAPLVNTHPRVLNITCSQSMNYIEVKYNGYTIELLEKIGFQTVLLPGTERKLGLRSQINLETLAQLDADIFIVNTWLDTWNGESTYKVPLQELQQKWAKNPLLHNSRAWKEGRVYFVDYTLWGDVIGAPIANSLILEQLPSLLLSHT